The following proteins come from a genomic window of Methanomassiliicoccales archaeon:
- a CDS encoding glycosyltransferase family 2 protein, whose product MEPNEQKPVLDITVFILSYNRPQYLREMLSSVLSQTALPEEIVILDNGSDNDTRKAVEDLIGGRVRWMGADRNHQSFWNFQRAFSMSERKYFTILHDDDRLLPEFLKTTVGALEADDGLIAITTNGYRIDDQGARMSLKYVPNESLKSTTFHNSKEAAVQYSNSFIPFPNVVYRNGFPQKVARKEEYGKIWDGIFLIDLADQGKITLLNELIFEYRIHQNQDSVSFPEDCYQKKDDYILSKMVSNEDYRTTLKKIQRRQSQRFIGRMMIAFIKKRDPRAFFNENSRLENKYLTARFVIFYLIFEQLDYMRQKIIPR is encoded by the coding sequence ATGGAACCGAACGAACAGAAGCCAGTACTGGACATCACCGTGTTCATTCTCTCGTACAATCGCCCGCAGTATCTTAGGGAGATGCTTTCGAGCGTGTTGTCCCAGACTGCCCTGCCCGAGGAGATCGTCATTCTGGACAATGGGAGTGACAATGATACCAGGAAGGCGGTGGAGGACCTTATCGGCGGGAGGGTGAGATGGATGGGGGCCGATCGTAATCATCAGTCTTTCTGGAACTTTCAAAGGGCCTTTAGCATGAGCGAGAGAAAATACTTCACCATACTCCACGACGATGATCGGCTTCTTCCTGAGTTCCTAAAGACTACCGTCGGGGCCTTGGAGGCCGATGACGGACTGATCGCCATTACCACCAACGGGTACCGGATTGACGACCAAGGCGCACGAATGAGCTTAAAATACGTTCCGAACGAATCCTTGAAATCGACCACCTTCCACAACAGCAAGGAAGCGGCCGTGCAATATTCGAACAGTTTTATTCCATTCCCGAACGTGGTCTACCGGAATGGTTTTCCTCAGAAGGTGGCCAGGAAAGAGGAATATGGAAAAATATGGGACGGTATATTCCTAATTGACTTGGCGGACCAGGGAAAGATAACCTTACTTAACGAGCTTATTTTCGAATATCGGATCCATCAGAATCAGGATTCAGTCTCTTTCCCGGAGGATTGCTATCAGAAGAAGGATGACTACATTTTATCGAAGATGGTATCGAATGAAGATTATCGAACTACGTTGAAAAAAATCCAGCGGAGACAATCCCAGCGTTTTATCGGACGCATGATGATCGCATTCATTAAAAAACGAGACCCCAGAGCATTTTTCAATGAGAATTCAAGATTGGAGAACAAATATCTGACGGCTCGATTCGTTATATTTTATTTAATATTCGAACAGCTCGATTATATGCGACAGAAAATAATCCCCAGGTGA
- a CDS encoding MBL fold metallo-hydrolase, producing MLSSRRSRIFFVIVIAALLIASTTFGYWLGQNDEREEDAELTVRFLNIGHGLSILITTPDDKNILIDAGSFDNFTSTVDFLQQLEVPRIDAFIITHPHPDHVSFAVDVLQQYDVLAIYMPGNADDLDPEGWSAVMNATAAEGCPVYNDTTIDPGDYLDLSDDVTFQVMWIDANATLINDSCIVLRMDYKGTSFLFTADIETAAESAMMDLGLDLDIDILQVAHHGVDSGTSEEFLNASTPEVAIISCGQGYGIPEVPQPGVVARLSGIPIYTTMFNSMVVVEVGEDYSIFYE from the coding sequence ATGCTGAGCTCCCGTAGGTCCCGAATATTCTTCGTCATTGTAATCGCAGCGCTCCTTATCGCCTCGACCACGTTCGGCTATTGGCTGGGTCAGAACGATGAGCGGGAAGAGGACGCCGAGCTCACTGTGCGCTTCCTCAACATCGGCCACGGCCTCTCCATCCTGATCACCACGCCGGACGACAAGAACATCCTGATCGACGCCGGCAGCTTCGATAACTTCACCTCCACTGTCGACTTCCTGCAGCAGCTGGAGGTGCCCCGGATCGACGCCTTCATCATCACCCACCCGCACCCCGACCACGTGTCGTTCGCCGTAGACGTTCTGCAGCAGTACGATGTCCTGGCGATCTACATGCCGGGGAACGCTGACGACCTGGACCCGGAAGGCTGGTCGGCGGTGATGAACGCCACGGCCGCGGAGGGCTGCCCGGTGTACAACGACACGACCATCGATCCGGGCGACTACCTGGACCTTTCCGACGACGTCACGTTCCAGGTCATGTGGATCGACGCCAATGCCACCCTCATCAACGACAGCTGCATCGTGCTGAGGATGGACTACAAGGGGACCAGCTTCCTCTTCACCGCCGACATCGAAACGGCGGCGGAGTCGGCCATGATGGACCTTGGTCTGGACCTGGACATCGACATTCTCCAAGTGGCGCACCACGGGGTCGATTCCGGTACGTCCGAGGAGTTCCTGAACGCTTCCACCCCCGAGGTGGCCATAATATCCTGCGGCCAGGGCTACGGGATCCCGGAGGTGCCGCAGCCGGGGGTGGTCGCCCGGTTGAGCGGGATACCGATCTACACCACCATGTTCAACAGTATGGTAGTGGTCGAGGTAGGCGAGGATTATTCAATATTCTATGAATGA
- the rfbB gene encoding dTDP-glucose 4,6-dehydratase — protein MRCLVTGGAGFIGANYVRNRVENTKDEVFCLDLLTYAGNLDNLRDISIKDNFTFVIGDINDRDAVFDLFRRERFDQVIHFAAESHVDRSIDDPTAFLRTNVLGTQNLLDACRKYGVKRFHQVSTDEVYGDLPLDKKEMKFSEDSPIRPSSPYSASKASADLLCQAYHRTYGMPITISRCSNNYGPYQFPEKLIPRMIVLALKDQKLPVYGKGENVRDWLHVSDHCSAIDVILSKGKEGEVYNVGGNCEKRNLDIVKIILKQLGKGEDLITFVQDRKGHDLRYAIDNGKIKKELGWRPAVKFEKGIKDTIEWYVKNEGWLERIESGEYLPSS, from the coding sequence ATGAGATGCCTGGTCACCGGTGGGGCCGGTTTCATCGGCGCCAACTATGTGCGCAACCGGGTGGAGAACACCAAGGACGAGGTCTTCTGCCTGGACCTGCTGACCTACGCCGGTAATCTGGACAACCTGCGGGACATCTCGATCAAGGACAACTTCACCTTCGTCATCGGGGATATCAATGATAGGGACGCGGTCTTCGACCTGTTCCGCAGGGAGCGGTTCGACCAAGTGATTCATTTCGCCGCGGAATCGCACGTGGACCGCTCCATCGATGACCCCACCGCGTTCCTCAGGACCAACGTACTGGGGACGCAGAACCTGTTGGACGCCTGCCGCAAGTACGGCGTAAAAAGGTTCCACCAGGTCTCCACCGACGAGGTGTACGGGGACCTGCCCCTGGATAAAAAGGAAATGAAGTTCAGCGAGGACAGCCCCATTCGACCGTCCAGCCCCTATTCCGCCAGCAAGGCCTCGGCCGACCTGCTGTGCCAGGCGTACCACCGGACGTATGGAATGCCCATCACTATCTCCCGCTGCTCCAACAACTACGGACCCTATCAGTTCCCGGAAAAGCTCATCCCCCGGATGATCGTGCTGGCGTTGAAGGACCAGAAGCTCCCCGTCTACGGAAAAGGGGAGAACGTGCGGGACTGGTTGCATGTCTCCGACCACTGTAGCGCCATCGACGTCATATTGAGCAAGGGCAAGGAGGGCGAGGTCTATAACGTCGGCGGCAACTGCGAGAAGCGCAACCTCGACATCGTGAAAATCATCCTGAAGCAGCTGGGGAAGGGCGAGGACCTGATCACCTTCGTTCAGGACCGCAAGGGCCACGATTTACGTTACGCTATAGACAATGGGAAGATCAAGAAGGAACTGGGATGGAGGCCGGCCGTCAAGTTCGAGAAGGGCATCAAGGACACCATCGAATGGTACGTGAAGAACGAGGGATGGCTGGAAAGGATAGAGAGCGGGGAGTACCTGCCGAGCTCGTGA
- the rfbC gene encoding dTDP-4-dehydrorhamnose 3,5-epimerase, translating into MSRPTVLPEIIVVEPKVFKDGRGYFYESYSVRNAVPYGIGDVFVQDNHSYSVKKGVIRGLHYQRPPFAQTKLVRCTSGSVLDVAVDIRYGSKNYAKWFGIVLSAENKKQLYIPRGFAHGFLTLQDDCEVQYKVDNFYSAEHDRGVRYDDKDIGVEWGVSDPLLSDKDANAPFLKDCKHDFTWSGKQ; encoded by the coding sequence ATGAGCCGGCCGACCGTTCTCCCGGAGATAATCGTCGTCGAACCGAAGGTCTTCAAAGACGGTCGAGGCTACTTCTACGAAAGTTACTCCGTTAGGAACGCGGTGCCCTATGGCATCGGCGACGTCTTCGTGCAGGACAACCATTCCTACTCGGTCAAGAAGGGCGTCATACGCGGGCTGCACTATCAGCGGCCGCCGTTCGCCCAAACCAAGCTGGTTCGCTGCACTTCCGGAAGCGTCCTGGACGTGGCCGTGGACATCCGATACGGCTCCAAGAACTACGCCAAGTGGTTCGGCATCGTTCTGAGCGCGGAGAACAAGAAGCAATTGTACATCCCGCGGGGCTTTGCCCACGGCTTCCTCACCCTGCAGGACGATTGCGAAGTTCAATACAAGGTGGACAACTTCTACAGCGCCGAGCACGACCGGGGCGTCCGTTACGACGACAAGGACATCGGCGTGGAATGGGGCGTCAGCGATCCGTTGCTGTCCGACAAGGACGCCAACGCTCCTTTCCTGAAGGACTGCAAGCACGATTTTACCTGGAGTGGTAAGCAATGA
- the rfbA gene encoding glucose-1-phosphate thymidylyltransferase RfbA gives MKGIVLAGGSGTRLYPMTSAINKHLLPIYDKPMVYYPLSILMMAGIQDILIISTPEDLPNFKTLFGNGGQLGIRLSYAEQFSPDGLAQAFIIGEEFIGKDTVAMILGDNLFHGAGLIERLRTAVRNAEKGRATIFGYYVKDPERFGVMELSPEGKVLSIEEKPKNPRSNFAATGLYFYDKRVIEFAKKVKPSSRNELEITDLNNMYLEEGALDAITLGRGFVWMDAGTPQSLAEATIFIRSVEQFQDLKIACLEEIAYNNGWISREQVEAFAEKNSKNDYGKYLATVLKDPVKKQGLTR, from the coding sequence ATGAAAGGGATCGTGTTGGCCGGCGGCAGCGGTACGAGGCTGTACCCCATGACCTCAGCCATCAACAAGCATCTGCTGCCGATATACGACAAACCGATGGTCTACTACCCGTTGTCGATCCTGATGATGGCCGGCATCCAGGACATCCTGATAATCTCCACTCCCGAGGACCTGCCCAACTTCAAGACGCTGTTCGGGAACGGTGGTCAGCTTGGCATCAGGCTCAGCTACGCGGAGCAGTTCTCGCCCGACGGCCTGGCGCAGGCGTTCATCATCGGCGAGGAGTTCATTGGAAAGGACACCGTCGCCATGATCCTGGGCGACAACCTGTTCCACGGGGCCGGGCTGATCGAACGGCTGCGGACGGCCGTAAGGAACGCCGAGAAGGGCCGGGCGACGATATTCGGCTACTACGTCAAGGACCCCGAGCGCTTCGGCGTGATGGAACTCTCCCCCGAGGGAAAGGTCCTGTCGATCGAGGAGAAGCCCAAGAATCCACGATCGAACTTTGCCGCCACCGGGCTCTACTTCTACGACAAACGGGTGATAGAGTTCGCTAAAAAGGTCAAGCCGTCCTCGCGCAACGAGCTGGAGATCACCGACCTGAACAACATGTACCTGGAGGAGGGAGCCCTGGATGCCATAACGTTAGGACGAGGATTCGTCTGGATGGACGCTGGAACGCCGCAATCGTTGGCCGAAGCCACCATCTTCATTCGTTCCGTGGAGCAGTTCCAGGACCTGAAGATCGCCTGTTTGGAAGAAATAGCCTACAACAACGGCTGGATCAGCCGGGAGCAGGTGGAGGCCTTCGCAGAAAAGAACAGCAAGAACGATTACGGTAAGTATTTGGCCACGGTATTGAAGGACCCGGTCAAGAAGCAAGGGCTGACCAGATGA